A single region of the Pontibacter kalidii genome encodes:
- a CDS encoding VOC family protein, whose product MKLDIYVNYPGHCEKAFRFYEQHLGGKITMMTPHQQPPPNFPKEWKKPILHAIIEIGGTVVRGADIPDAEPMRSAYLTLRLDTPEKAELIYNLLSSDGEIFMKMEKTFFANRFAMLRDKFGTSWMLLNEK is encoded by the coding sequence ATGAAACTTGACATCTATGTCAACTATCCCGGGCATTGCGAAAAAGCATTCCGGTTTTACGAGCAGCATCTTGGCGGAAAAATAACAATGATGACACCTCACCAACAACCGCCTCCCAATTTTCCAAAAGAATGGAAGAAACCAATTCTTCATGCAATAATAGAGATTGGCGGTACTGTGGTCAGGGGTGCCGACATTCCTGATGCCGAACCTATGCGCAGCGCCTATCTAACGCTTAGACTTGACACGCCGGAGAAAGCAGAACTCATTTATAACCTGCTTTCCAGTGATGGCGAAATCTTTATGAAGATGGAAAAGACTTTCTTTGCGAATCGCTTTGCTATGCTCCGTGATAAGTTTGGAACGTCGTGGATGCTTCTTAATGAAAAATAG
- a CDS encoding acyltransferase family protein, with protein MNKLKVNTGNLEASSGLLKTKQHFVILDGLRGVAALAVVIFHFMEWVHPPDSGKIFIGHGFLAVDFFFCLSGFVIGYAYDDRIGKMGFMEFFKARLIRLHPLVILGSVLGLLAFLFDPFAAYTGAYGTGKLILVFLCSALLIPYPVMEERAFNLFGLNAPSWSLFWEYVANIVYALILYRLSRRYLTVLTVLAAVTLCFVSYRAGNLLGGWSGENFWDGGARIFYSFSAGLLIYRSNWIIKNRLGFIGLAILLSLAFVMPYFKWNWVAETMVVLFYFPLLVALGAGSSLSPGLKKLCVFSGNISYPLYMTHYAVIWMFGNYFTSSKPGANELFLIVSIGTVLLVGVAYVVMVAYDIPVRRYLSSKWRQR; from the coding sequence ATGAATAAGCTTAAAGTAAACACGGGCAATCTAGAAGCCAGCTCGGGCCTTCTCAAGACGAAACAGCACTTTGTCATCCTCGATGGGTTAAGGGGAGTAGCTGCTCTGGCTGTCGTGATTTTCCATTTCATGGAGTGGGTTCACCCACCAGACTCCGGCAAGATTTTCATCGGGCACGGCTTTTTGGCCGTGGACTTCTTTTTCTGTCTGTCCGGCTTTGTCATTGGGTACGCTTATGACGACCGTATAGGGAAAATGGGGTTTATGGAGTTTTTTAAAGCCAGGCTGATACGGCTGCACCCTCTGGTTATACTTGGCTCGGTGCTGGGCCTGTTGGCTTTTCTCTTTGATCCATTTGCCGCCTATACAGGAGCGTATGGCACAGGCAAACTTATTCTGGTGTTTCTTTGCTCTGCCCTTCTCATTCCTTATCCGGTGATGGAAGAGCGTGCTTTCAACTTGTTCGGGCTCAATGCTCCTTCATGGTCCTTGTTCTGGGAATACGTGGCCAATATCGTGTATGCCCTTATCCTCTACAGGCTCTCCCGCCGCTATTTGACTGTACTGACAGTACTGGCAGCGGTTACTCTTTGCTTTGTTAGCTATCGTGCCGGAAACCTGCTGGGGGGCTGGTCAGGGGAGAATTTCTGGGATGGCGGCGCTCGTATCTTCTACTCCTTCTCAGCCGGGTTGTTGATCTATCGTTCTAACTGGATCATCAAAAACAGGCTCGGGTTCATCGGCCTGGCTATCCTGCTGTCGCTGGCCTTCGTCATGCCTTATTTTAAATGGAATTGGGTGGCAGAGACAATGGTTGTCCTGTTCTATTTTCCATTGCTGGTTGCATTGGGAGCCGGCTCCAGCCTGTCACCAGGATTGAAAAAGCTCTGTGTGTTCTCCGGAAATATATCGTACCCCCTCTACATGACCCATTACGCCGTGATCTGGATGTTTGGAAACTATTTCACAAGCAGCAAGCCAGGAGCAAACGAACTGTTTCTTATCGTGTCAATAGGAACAGTCCTGCTGGTCGGTGTAGCCTATGTTGTAATGGTGGCGTATGATATCCCTGTCAGGAGGTACCTGAGCAGCAAATGGCGGCAACGGTAG
- a CDS encoding gamma-glutamyltransferase family protein produces MKQLLPLLLLLSAILTVSAQQTQKPVLHGKNWMAITGKPLAATAGAITFQKGGNAVDAACTMLAATCTMWDVLSWGGETQALIYNPKTKKVIAINALGVAPTGATPEFFKSKGYNFPPEQGPLAATTPGTAGGLMHMLANYGTLSLEEVLAPAMELAAGYPIEAQTANSIERGKDKIKQWPYSKKVFLTHPGQEREAPMAGEIFVQQDLLQTLTKLVEAERAALKKGKSRKEAIMAAYDRFYTGDIAKEFVRGSKEQGGLITMKDLANWKVLEEEPLVTNYKGVDVYKLQQWTQGPTMLQALNILENFDLQSMGYNSSRYIHTLYQSMNLAFADRDFYYGDPYFAPQEPMKGLLSKDYAKQRAALIHLDKNDAKIGPGDPYPFEGKKNPYLKLLKERGFELDTTRRNFAPTHDIRNGSSMVEYQDRLWRGTTTIEAADKEGWVVSITPSGGWLPACIAGNTGIGMSQRMQSFVLDEQLNPFNVVAPGKRPRVTLTPSMALKDGKPYLSFAVQGGDTQDQNLLQFFLNVVEFGMNVQQASEAANFNTNQLWLSLGGTKTEDRQPKPGHILLHDSTPETVRTELKKMGYTLTFDDRTSGPINALYFDWKHNSLWGGSSNHGEDYGIGW; encoded by the coding sequence ATGAAACAGCTTCTACCCCTGCTCCTCCTACTTTCCGCCATACTTACGGTCTCGGCCCAGCAAACCCAGAAGCCGGTACTGCATGGTAAAAACTGGATGGCCATTACCGGGAAACCGCTGGCAGCCACCGCCGGCGCCATCACCTTTCAGAAAGGCGGCAATGCCGTGGATGCTGCCTGCACCATGCTGGCCGCCACCTGCACCATGTGGGACGTGCTAAGCTGGGGAGGCGAAACACAGGCTCTGATCTACAATCCCAAAACGAAAAAAGTCATTGCCATTAATGCCCTGGGAGTTGCGCCAACGGGTGCCACGCCGGAGTTCTTCAAAAGCAAAGGCTACAATTTCCCGCCGGAGCAGGGCCCTTTGGCGGCTACCACACCAGGTACAGCCGGCGGCCTGATGCACATGCTGGCCAACTACGGCACCCTGAGCCTGGAAGAAGTACTGGCACCCGCCATGGAACTGGCTGCCGGCTACCCCATCGAAGCCCAAACTGCCAACAGCATCGAGCGCGGAAAGGATAAAATAAAGCAGTGGCCCTACAGCAAAAAAGTCTTTTTGACGCACCCGGGTCAGGAAAGAGAAGCCCCCATGGCCGGTGAAATCTTTGTCCAGCAAGACCTGCTGCAAACCCTCACCAAACTGGTAGAAGCAGAAAGGGCGGCACTAAAAAAAGGCAAAAGCCGCAAAGAGGCCATTATGGCGGCTTACGACCGCTTTTACACAGGAGATATTGCCAAAGAGTTTGTGCGCGGCAGCAAAGAGCAGGGCGGCCTGATCACGATGAAGGACCTGGCCAACTGGAAGGTTTTGGAGGAAGAGCCGCTGGTAACAAACTATAAAGGCGTTGACGTGTACAAGTTGCAGCAGTGGACGCAGGGACCGACCATGCTGCAGGCGCTCAACATCCTCGAAAACTTCGACCTCCAAAGTATGGGCTACAACAGCTCCAGGTACATCCACACGCTCTACCAAAGTATGAACCTGGCTTTCGCCGACCGCGATTTTTACTACGGCGACCCCTACTTTGCGCCACAGGAACCGATGAAAGGCTTACTGAGCAAGGACTATGCCAAGCAGCGTGCCGCGCTTATTCATCTTGATAAAAACGATGCAAAAATTGGCCCCGGCGACCCCTACCCTTTCGAAGGAAAGAAAAACCCTTACTTAAAGCTCCTGAAAGAAAGAGGTTTTGAGCTTGATACTACCCGCCGCAACTTCGCTCCGACCCACGACATCCGCAACGGCTCCTCTATGGTGGAGTACCAGGACAGGTTGTGGCGCGGCACCACTACGATAGAAGCCGCAGACAAAGAAGGTTGGGTGGTGTCGATTACGCCGAGCGGGGGCTGGCTACCTGCCTGCATTGCCGGCAACACAGGTATTGGCATGAGCCAGCGTATGCAGAGTTTTGTGCTGGATGAGCAGCTGAACCCCTTTAACGTGGTAGCACCGGGCAAAAGGCCGCGCGTGACCTTAACCCCATCCATGGCGCTAAAAGACGGCAAGCCATACTTATCTTTCGCGGTGCAGGGCGGTGACACGCAGGACCAGAACCTGCTGCAGTTCTTCCTCAACGTTGTGGAGTTTGGCATGAACGTACAGCAAGCATCCGAGGCGGCTAACTTCAACACCAACCAACTGTGGCTCTCGTTGGGCGGCACCAAAACCGAAGACCGTCAGCCCAAGCCAGGCCACATCCTACTCCACGACAGCACCCCCGAAACTGTACGAACCGAGCTCAAGAAGATGGGTTATACATTGACGTTCGACGACCGCACCAGCGGCCCGATCAACGCGCTATACTTCGACTGGAAACACAACAGCCTCTGGGGAGGCTCCAGCAACCACGGCGAAGATTATGGGATTGGGTGGTAA
- a CDS encoding DUF72 domain-containing protein has translation MTNFTKLQIGTSGWSYRWQEVLYPPELKSADYLSHYATRFNATEINSSFYHFTMAKTIEKWLSQTPTNFKFAPKLHQEITHKRKFRDIEEPLQKFMSRYLLMGERLGPVLVQIAASFRFDRLVATDFFHTLRELYPEHVFALEARHVSWFTEEALDLLREYDITTVIASAGKRFPGTEVTTTNTAYLRLHGDEKMYSSAYSDDKLERYAYMVKDWLEDGKQVWVFFNNTILGNAVTDADKLRKLVEEL, from the coding sequence ATGACCAATTTTACCAAACTGCAAATCGGCACATCCGGCTGGAGCTACCGCTGGCAGGAGGTGCTGTACCCTCCGGAGCTCAAATCGGCAGACTACCTCAGCCACTATGCCACCCGCTTTAACGCCACCGAAATCAACAGCAGCTTTTACCATTTCACCATGGCCAAGACCATCGAAAAGTGGCTTTCGCAGACACCGACTAATTTTAAGTTCGCACCCAAGCTGCACCAGGAAATCACCCATAAAAGAAAGTTTAGGGACATAGAGGAGCCGCTGCAGAAATTTATGTCGCGCTACCTGCTGATGGGGGAGCGGCTGGGGCCGGTGCTGGTACAGATTGCAGCCAGTTTCCGCTTTGACAGGCTTGTGGCAACAGACTTTTTCCATACGTTGCGCGAGCTTTATCCGGAGCATGTTTTTGCCCTGGAGGCGCGGCATGTTTCCTGGTTTACGGAGGAGGCCCTGGACCTGCTCCGGGAGTATGACATTACCACCGTCATCGCCAGCGCCGGCAAGCGTTTTCCGGGGACGGAGGTGACGACCACCAACACGGCCTACCTGCGCCTGCACGGCGACGAAAAGATGTACTCCTCGGCTTACTCGGACGATAAACTAGAGCGCTATGCCTACATGGTGAAGGACTGGCTGGAAGACGGCAAGCAAGTATGGGTTTTCTTTAACAACACCATTCTGGGCAATGCCGTGACGGATGCGGATAAGCTGCGAAAGCTGGTGGAGGAGCTGTAA
- a CDS encoding calcium/sodium antiporter, translating into MVDILLLLVGFVALIFGATKLVDGASSLATRLGVPNIVIGLTIVAFGTSAPELVVNLFASLNNNTEMVLGNVLGSNIFNVLGILGITALIYPLSVKSNTTWIEIPLSLLAAIAVLVVANDAFLDGAATNLIARGDGIVLLLFFAIFLVYNITLAAGGTGEDEVPAKQYSFLLSGLFIVLGLAGLIIGGRLIVTSAVSIAQLLGLSERIIALTIVSIGTSLPELATSVVAVRKRNVDIAIGNVVGSNIFNIFLILGVSTVVTPLAVNAGSLTDIVVNIIAGLLLFVFIFTGKGRQLARWEGGVFLALYIGYLVLLIMQ; encoded by the coding sequence ATGGTTGACATTCTCCTCCTCCTCGTGGGCTTCGTTGCCCTGATTTTTGGTGCCACAAAATTAGTGGACGGCGCCTCCAGCCTTGCCACCAGGCTCGGTGTCCCGAACATCGTTATCGGCCTTACCATTGTAGCCTTCGGCACGTCGGCCCCGGAACTGGTGGTTAACCTGTTCGCCTCCCTTAACAACAACACGGAAATGGTGCTCGGAAACGTGCTGGGCAGCAACATCTTTAACGTGCTGGGCATCCTGGGTATCACCGCCCTCATCTATCCCCTATCCGTTAAATCCAATACCACCTGGATCGAGATCCCGCTGAGTCTGCTAGCGGCCATTGCTGTGCTTGTTGTTGCCAACGATGCTTTCCTGGATGGGGCAGCCACCAATTTAATTGCCAGGGGAGATGGCATTGTGCTCCTGCTGTTTTTCGCTATTTTCCTGGTCTACAATATTACCCTGGCTGCCGGGGGCACCGGAGAGGATGAGGTCCCAGCCAAGCAATACTCGTTCCTCCTATCCGGACTTTTCATTGTTCTGGGTCTTGCCGGGCTGATTATCGGTGGGCGGTTGATCGTGACGAGCGCCGTGAGCATTGCCCAGCTCCTGGGCCTTTCGGAGCGTATCATTGCCCTGACGATCGTTTCCATCGGCACCTCACTTCCCGAGTTAGCCACATCCGTGGTGGCAGTCCGGAAACGTAATGTGGACATAGCCATAGGCAATGTGGTAGGCTCCAATATCTTCAATATCTTCCTGATCCTGGGTGTCTCGACCGTCGTTACCCCACTTGCCGTGAATGCCGGGTCGCTGACAGACATTGTGGTCAACATCATCGCCGGCCTGCTGCTTTTTGTGTTCATTTTTACGGGCAAGGGAAGGCAGTTGGCGCGTTGGGAAGGCGGTGTTTTCCTCGCCCTCTACATCGGATACCTCGTCCTGCTGATCATGCAGTAA
- a CDS encoding ABC-F family ATP-binding cassette domain-containing protein produces the protein MISVDAVAVEFNGAALFSNVTFNINENDRIALMGKNGAGKSTLLKIIAGVNKPTRGKVSAPKDAVIAYLPQHLLTNDDCTVFEEASKAFAKILEMKKQMEFLNSELETRTDYESDEYYAIIEQVSELSEKYYSVEEINYDAEVEKTLKGLGFSRADLTRPTKEFSGGWRMRIELAKILLQQPDLILLDEPTNHLDIESIQWLEDFLVNNAKAVIVISHDKAFVDNITNRTIEVTMGRIYDYKVNYSQYLQLRKERREQQQKQFEDQQKEIAEIQTFIDRFKGTYSKTLQVQSRVKMLEKMEIIEVDEVDTSALNLKFPPAPRSGNYPVIVEGLTKKYGDYTVFQDASLTINRGEKVAFVGKNGEGKSTLVKAIMGELEYEGKLQLGHNSMIGYFAQNQASLLDESLTVFQTIDEIAVGDVRTRVKDLLGAFMFSGETVEKKVKVLSGGEKTRLAMIKLLLQPVNLLILDEPTNHLDIKTKDILKDALKAFDGTIILVSHDRDFLDGLATKVFEFGNKRIREHFEDINGFLRNKKMENLREIERSTTK, from the coding sequence ATGATTTCAGTAGACGCGGTTGCAGTAGAGTTTAACGGGGCAGCTCTTTTCAGCAATGTTACCTTCAATATTAACGAGAACGACCGGATAGCCCTGATGGGGAAGAACGGGGCGGGTAAATCTACCCTGCTAAAGATCATCGCGGGCGTGAACAAACCCACCCGTGGTAAGGTTTCGGCTCCGAAGGATGCCGTAATTGCCTACCTGCCGCAGCACCTGCTCACCAACGACGACTGCACCGTTTTCGAGGAAGCCTCCAAGGCCTTTGCCAAGATCCTGGAGATGAAAAAGCAGATGGAGTTCCTGAACTCGGAACTGGAGACGCGCACCGATTACGAGTCGGACGAATACTACGCCATTATAGAACAGGTGTCGGAGCTGAGCGAGAAGTATTACTCGGTGGAAGAGATCAACTATGATGCGGAGGTAGAGAAAACGCTGAAGGGGCTGGGCTTCTCCAGGGCAGACCTTACGCGGCCCACCAAAGAGTTTAGCGGTGGCTGGCGCATGCGCATCGAGCTGGCCAAAATCCTGCTGCAGCAGCCCGACCTCATTCTGCTCGATGAGCCCACCAACCACCTCGACATCGAGTCCATCCAATGGCTGGAGGATTTCCTGGTGAACAACGCGAAGGCGGTGATCGTGATCTCGCACGACAAAGCCTTTGTCGACAACATCACCAACCGCACCATCGAGGTAACGATGGGCCGCATCTACGACTACAAGGTAAACTACAGCCAATACCTGCAGCTGCGCAAAGAGCGCCGCGAGCAGCAGCAAAAACAGTTTGAGGACCAGCAGAAGGAGATAGCCGAGATACAGACGTTCATTGATCGCTTTAAAGGTACTTACTCCAAAACGCTGCAGGTGCAGTCGCGGGTGAAGATGCTGGAGAAGATGGAGATCATTGAGGTGGATGAAGTGGATACCTCGGCGCTTAACCTTAAGTTTCCGCCGGCGCCGCGCTCAGGCAACTACCCGGTTATTGTGGAGGGCCTCACCAAAAAGTATGGCGACTATACTGTTTTCCAGGACGCTTCGCTAACGATTAACCGTGGCGAGAAGGTGGCCTTTGTAGGCAAGAACGGCGAAGGAAAGTCTACCCTGGTGAAAGCCATTATGGGCGAGCTGGAGTATGAGGGCAAACTGCAGCTGGGCCACAACAGTATGATCGGATACTTTGCCCAAAACCAGGCCTCGCTGCTGGATGAAAGCCTGACCGTGTTCCAGACCATTGATGAGATTGCCGTAGGTGACGTGCGCACCCGCGTAAAGGATTTGCTGGGTGCGTTTATGTTCAGCGGCGAAACCGTGGAGAAGAAAGTGAAGGTGCTCTCTGGTGGAGAGAAAACTCGCCTGGCCATGATCAAGCTGCTGCTGCAACCCGTGAACCTGCTTATACTTGACGAACCGACCAACCACCTGGACATCAAAACGAAGGATATCCTGAAGGACGCGCTGAAAGCTTTCGACGGCACCATCATCCTTGTTTCCCACGACAGGGACTTCCTCGACGGGCTGGCCACGAAGGTGTTCGAGTTCGGCAACAAGCGCATCCGCGAGCACTTCGAGGACATCAACGGCTTCCTGCGAAATAAGAAGATGGAGAACCTTCGTGAGATCGAGCGAAGTACTACTAAGTAA
- a CDS encoding endonuclease/exonuclease/phosphatase family protein, protein MVYKILVVLTYVLAIVTVLPLWRHNAWWVRGFDFPRLQFMAFSFFMLVAETIALDFSRYTTWVMVGIAFGCFCFHLGWILPYTTIFPVEVKTARHRKRNNLIRIMTANVLMPNRNYKGLLELVKQHQPDVLVALETDLWWEGKLSVLEKEYLHTMKCPLDNKYGMNVYSRLPLEDAAIQFLVEPHVPSMHALVVLPSGVKIRAHFLHPAPPSPTENPDSSERDAELLVVAKSVSDEHEPIIVSGDLNDVAWSETTRLFRKLSGLLDPRIGRGMYNTFHAGFRFARWPLDHLFHSEHFTLSHISRLPYFGSDHFPMLVELVYDVAHGADQEGLEADEEDLEWAESKMDEHKVEESHVHEPGK, encoded by the coding sequence ATGGTTTATAAAATACTGGTGGTGCTTACGTATGTGCTGGCCATTGTAACAGTGCTGCCGCTGTGGCGCCACAACGCCTGGTGGGTGCGGGGCTTCGATTTTCCCCGGCTCCAGTTCATGGCCTTCTCCTTCTTCATGCTGGTGGCAGAAACTATTGCCCTGGACTTTTCGCGCTACACCACCTGGGTGATGGTGGGGATTGCCTTCGGATGCTTCTGCTTTCATTTGGGTTGGATACTTCCCTACACCACGATCTTCCCTGTGGAGGTAAAAACAGCGCGACACCGGAAGCGCAACAACCTTATCCGTATTATGACGGCCAATGTGCTTATGCCCAACCGCAATTATAAAGGTCTATTGGAGCTTGTAAAGCAGCATCAGCCGGATGTACTGGTAGCCCTGGAGACAGACCTGTGGTGGGAAGGAAAACTGAGCGTGCTGGAAAAGGAATACCTCCATACCATGAAGTGCCCCTTAGACAACAAGTATGGGATGAATGTATACTCCAGGCTGCCACTGGAGGATGCCGCCATACAATTTCTGGTAGAGCCTCATGTACCAAGTATGCATGCGCTGGTGGTGCTGCCCTCCGGGGTTAAGATACGCGCCCACTTCCTGCACCCGGCCCCGCCAAGCCCAACCGAGAACCCAGACTCTTCGGAGCGCGACGCTGAGTTACTGGTAGTAGCTAAAAGTGTGTCTGATGAGCACGAACCAATCATCGTATCCGGTGACCTGAACGACGTGGCGTGGTCGGAGACAACGCGCCTCTTCCGGAAACTAAGCGGCTTGCTGGACCCACGCATCGGGCGGGGCATGTACAATACCTTCCATGCCGGTTTCCGGTTCGCCCGCTGGCCCCTCGACCACCTCTTCCATAGCGAGCATTTCACCTTATCGCACATCAGCAGGCTCCCATACTTTGGCTCCGACCATTTCCCGATGCTGGTGGAGCTGGTGTATGACGTGGCGCACGGGGCCGACCAGGAAGGCCTCGAAGCAGACGAAGAGGACTTGGAATGGGCAGAAAGCAAAATGGACGAGCACAAGGTGGAAGAATCGCACGTGCACGAGCCGGGGAAGTAA
- a CDS encoding SDR family oxidoreductase has protein sequence MVKMKKCKAFFFATQAVAKVMKANGGGSIVNIGSIWAWQAIKATPSSASSMVKAGLQSLTQHLAMGLADFNISVNAVSPAVLVPPIYGSLIDRVAPRVNFLPPDRKSGQTRRHS, from the coding sequence ATGGTAAAAATGAAAAAATGTAAAGCATTTTTCTTTGCTACGCAGGCAGTTGCTAAAGTTATGAAAGCGAACGGCGGCGGTTCTATTGTGAACATTGGCTCCATCTGGGCCTGGCAGGCAATAAAGGCTACACCTTCCTCCGCTTCTTCCATGGTCAAAGCAGGCTTACAAAGCCTGACACAACATCTTGCCATGGGACTTGCCGATTTCAATATCAGTGTGAACGCGGTTTCGCCGGCTGTTTTGGTGCCCCCTATTTATGGTTCTCTCATTGATAGAGTCGCTCCAAGGGTTAACTTCCTTCCACCCGATCGGAAGAGTGGGCAGACCAGGAGACATAGCTAA
- a CDS encoding helix-turn-helix domain-containing protein, with the protein MRTIKFDKTQCGVEVLLRVGSGNELKEAYTDTEVYNTDYFEVLLFRKANGHVLLNQRKINLSDNSIVFISPFQKRQWQLDPDHLDFTFLIFQEDFLNDFFADKLFTYRLLYFYQLDHPLRMNVSAEYIQKACSTLTEIHTELKEANPDSEHLIRSLLYYLLLRLNRDYAHQNNLPLEKPENNYAYQFKKLLELQIKEKQRISEYADLLGISRITLNKSVQAQFNVTATHLLKQRLLFEIKNYLIHSDLTVADIAHELNFSEPNHLMRFFKTQTGQTTSAFLADYQNGSKANSFGT; encoded by the coding sequence TTGAGAACAATAAAATTCGATAAAACACAGTGCGGCGTAGAAGTCCTGCTTCGGGTAGGTTCAGGCAATGAGTTAAAAGAAGCTTACACCGACACAGAGGTTTACAACACCGATTACTTTGAGGTTCTGCTTTTCCGGAAGGCAAATGGGCACGTGCTGTTAAACCAGCGAAAGATCAACCTGAGCGATAATTCTATTGTCTTTATTTCACCCTTCCAGAAGCGGCAATGGCAACTAGACCCGGACCACCTGGACTTCACGTTTCTGATCTTTCAGGAAGATTTTCTCAACGACTTTTTTGCCGATAAGCTGTTCACGTACCGGCTTCTATACTTTTACCAGCTCGATCATCCGCTGCGCATGAACGTTTCTGCAGAGTATATCCAGAAAGCCTGCAGTACACTTACGGAGATCCATACCGAGCTGAAAGAAGCCAATCCGGACAGCGAACACCTCATCCGCTCCCTTCTCTATTATTTACTGCTCAGGCTCAACCGGGATTACGCGCACCAGAATAACCTGCCGCTCGAAAAGCCGGAGAACAACTATGCCTATCAGTTTAAGAAACTGCTGGAGCTACAAATCAAGGAAAAACAGCGGATCAGTGAGTATGCGGACCTTTTGGGGATAAGCAGGATCACGCTCAACAAATCGGTACAGGCCCAATTCAACGTAACGGCTACACACCTACTTAAGCAGAGGCTGCTCTTCGAAATCAAAAATTACCTGATTCATTCGGACCTAACGGTAGCCGATATAGCGCACGAGTTGAATTTCTCGGAGCCCAACCACCTGATGCGCTTTTTCAAGACCCAAACCGGCCAAACCACCTCCGCCTTCCTTGCCGATTATCAAAATGGTAGCAAGGCAAATAGCTTTGGTACCTAA
- a CDS encoding SDR family oxidoreductase, with the protein MVLSLIESLQGLTSFHPIGRVGRPGDIANTIAFLLSDETSWVTGAIIWEVDGGYKRNGPCHMK; encoded by the coding sequence ATGGTTCTCTCATTGATAGAGTCGCTCCAAGGGTTAACTTCCTTCCACCCGATCGGAAGAGTGGGCAGACCAGGAGACATAGCTAATACGATAGCTTTTCTGCTATCCGATGAAACCAGTTGGGTAACGGGTGCCATTATTTGGGAGGTTGACGGGGGGTATAAAAGAAACGGCCCCTGCCATATGAAATAG
- a CDS encoding flavin monoamine oxidase family protein: MKTSERIIIVGGGLSGLTLAYLLSLKSVEAIVLEASPRLGGRIQTVEGALGTPMELGATWFSDVHTHLLALMIELGLEKYPQFSEGISLFQTKSFEPPQKFFVPEAETPSYRLAGGTQALIATLAQKLEPQKVRLNARVTGISDSENTITVETVSGEVYEADKVVLCLPPQLVASHIAFSPELPDAIGQVLPSVQTWMAGAVKFALEYAEPFWRNEGFSGMLYSHAGIITEMYDHTNFEEDKFGFTGFLNSGAASYTQEVRKEFVLRQLGELLGGKALQPTAYFDKVWTDEFVLAGNQVIHRPHQNNGHPLLQQKYMGGRLFFCGTETAPEFAGYMEGAVMAAKKIADTHA; this comes from the coding sequence ATGAAGACGAGTGAACGCATCATTATAGTGGGAGGAGGGTTAAGCGGTCTTACGTTAGCTTATCTGTTATCTCTAAAGAGTGTAGAAGCAATAGTCTTAGAAGCTTCTCCCAGACTAGGCGGCAGGATACAAACTGTGGAAGGGGCTCTGGGTACGCCAATGGAATTAGGCGCCACTTGGTTTTCAGACGTGCATACCCATTTATTGGCTTTGATGATAGAACTCGGTTTAGAGAAGTACCCTCAGTTTTCAGAAGGGATTTCCCTCTTTCAAACCAAATCATTCGAGCCGCCTCAAAAGTTCTTCGTGCCAGAGGCAGAAACACCTTCCTACAGACTTGCCGGGGGAACCCAAGCCTTGATAGCTACCTTAGCACAGAAACTGGAACCTCAAAAGGTCAGGTTAAATGCAAGGGTAACGGGTATAAGCGATTCGGAGAATACAATAACAGTAGAAACTGTAAGCGGGGAAGTGTATGAAGCAGATAAAGTAGTGCTTTGCTTGCCGCCACAGTTAGTTGCCTCGCACATAGCGTTCTCTCCAGAGTTACCAGATGCTATCGGCCAAGTTCTACCATCGGTACAAACGTGGATGGCTGGTGCTGTAAAGTTTGCCCTAGAGTATGCGGAACCGTTCTGGCGAAACGAAGGCTTTTCAGGTATGCTGTACAGCCACGCGGGCATTATTACCGAAATGTACGACCATACCAATTTCGAAGAAGACAAATTTGGCTTTACAGGTTTTCTAAATAGCGGGGCCGCATCCTATACCCAGGAGGTGCGAAAAGAATTTGTGTTACGCCAACTCGGAGAGCTGTTAGGAGGTAAAGCGCTACAGCCTACTGCTTATTTTGATAAAGTGTGGACGGATGAATTTGTTTTGGCAGGCAATCAGGTAATTCATCGTCCACACCAGAATAACGGACATCCTTTATTGCAGCAAAAGTATATGGGTGGAAGGCTTTTTTTCTGTGGTACAGAGACGGCACCTGAGTTTGCCGGGTATATGGAAGGAGCGGTAATGGCTGCCAAAAAAATAGCCGACACTCATGCATAG